The Punica granatum isolate Tunisia-2019 chromosome 4, ASM765513v2, whole genome shotgun sequence sequence GCTAAAAAATCCTAGGATAACAAGCATAGACTTAGAGATCGGATCGACCATACCCTAAGAGCATAGGAGGATTCTTGCTGGTGGGAAGAAGATCCCGACCTagacttttttttccatattagAATCCCTGCATCATATACTTTATACATTAAGCTACGTTCGTATTTCCTATTCTTAATGAGTAGTACTGCATCCTGCTAGAAAAGGGGACTTTGCGGTAAGATAGTTACCGTAACAATTTCTAGGATTCTAAGGTGAGGAGATCTTCTTAGTAGCGTCGCAAGTGGCTCAGAGTTTAAGAAGACACATATCATCTCAAGTTTCAACTCAATCAAATTTCCGAAAGTCGGCAAGTTCTCAAGCATTCACCTTCGCTAGCAACAAGCTGGCAGAAGCACATAATGGATAGACTTTCGTTTAGAAAGAATTTTTGACCAAGAAGACAAGTCCACATTCTTTATGTTATATGCTTAAAGATGGAACTTGTTGGAGTGATAGTATCTCGAAAGTTTTAAGTGATAGAGTTAGACTCTTGATGTTATGGAGACCTCCTAATAGGATAGATCCGTATGTGTGTGCCATAAACACGAGCCAATCATGGCCTTAACTAGAGATGATGAGCACACTATGCTATACCCATAGATGTGTTCACCACAATACCTACAGAGCTTTAAACTTGGTCCATCGATCACCACTTGGCAATGATAGGGAGGAGGATAGTCTCTGTGTTCCTTTGAATAATAACAATCATCTATGGAAAATGTCTGAAGTTTCGGAGCTAAAATAGTCACGTAATTGAGATGGATCCAACGACATCCATCAAAGAAGTAGGGTTTCCAATGCAGGACAAGAAAACAGCTTTTGGACTAACTCATGGTATATGAACCGAGCATCCTTCAGAGCCATTTCCTTAAGGCTTGAAAGATAAATTGAAGAAGGCATAACGAGTTCACTAGGCATCTCCAGTTGAAGCTTCACCAGTGTTTTGCACCTGAACAAGTAGTGGGGCAACGTATTAGGTTATTGGACAAACCGAAGTTGCAGGCGGAGTTCCCTCACTTGGCCCTTTGCCACAGTAGCAATCCATGAGTTGATGTGAGACCCATCATATCTTACTTTGCATGACAGAGAGAACTCTTCCACTGCAGACGAGTCACGAAGAAGCAATGCTCTTTCGACAAAGCTCATGAGGATTGACCTTTCAAGGAACTCCCTCTTGTCGAACCGAAGTTTAGGAATGGAAAACCACAGGTACTGCCACCTCTTGGAGAGCAAGCTCGTCCGGACGACATTCTtttgttgaggagtaaaatgggataaacctcacatcgaaaaagaaaaggaaaattcatgggttaatatatggcttgggtaCCATCACTTATtaacttgagcttttaagtggatatgggcccgAGTCCGTATAAGttcaatggaaattcaatatgATATCAGAGAAGGTTACGCTTTCGTCTGCTTACGTGGGCTCACACTACGCCGACCCAATATCGAGAGCAGCTAAAAgagcgcctcgtgttagtcccccTCGTCCGAGCACAGAAGATGAGTCCGGCTCGAGGTCAGTtattgagggcgggtgttcaAGGGTatgtgacaacgtgtaggcaaaAATAGACCACGCGTTGCACGTGAGAGCGGGTGTTAAAGATATTAATCTCATATAGAAAAGATGAATCAAAATCCGAGTTACGCGTATGCGTACCTATATGCGTGTGCGTACCCACACCACGTTAGGCCCAATATGTTCGAgtgcagccaagagtgcgcaTTGTGTTAGTGTCCCCCCTCGCCTaagcacggaagatgagcccggctcaaggtcaattgttgagggcgggtgtttaagggcatgtgacaacgtgtaggcagaaatagaccacacattTCACGTGAGAGCGAGTGTTGAGAAGTAAAATGTGATAAATCTCAcatcggaaaataaaaggaaaatccat is a genomic window containing:
- the LOC116204270 gene encoding F-box protein At3g59000-like, which produces MDGSSGGKQSKRGKYSEDRDANGLGSLPYSVLHHILSLIPIKDAIRTSLLSKRWQYLWFSIPKLGVRREGVPQKLVASEGDMLENLPTFGNLTELKLEMKRVFLNSEPLATLLRRSPHLRILEIDANVVRTSLLSKRWQYLWFSIPKLRFDKREFLERSILMSFVERALLLRDSSAVEEFSLSCKVRYDGSHINSWIATVAKGQNTLPHYLFRCKTLVKLQLEMPSELVMPSSIYLSSLKEMALKDARFIYHELVQKLFSCPALETLLL